Proteins from a genomic interval of Fuerstiella sp.:
- the plsY gene encoding glycerol-3-phosphate 1-O-acyltransferase PlsY, whose product MPVVVFLLLSCVLGFLIGGIPFGFLVGKFVVKDDIRSYGSGNIGATNVGRILGWYWGALVLILDAIKGLIPTVAAAWLSGFLISPEWWTHMAVAAGMSSVIGHMYPVYLQLRGGKGVATALGVVMVLAPQALGMALVVFVVVMVLTHQVALGSILASSAFCAAYLLLNWDHAWNTSSASQTAFAVCVPLLIIWRHRSNIRRMLAGTEPRVTEHTESADSEDGLRVLHESAEADEV is encoded by the coding sequence GTGCCAGTTGTTGTCTTTCTGCTTTTGAGTTGCGTGCTGGGATTCCTTATTGGTGGTATCCCGTTTGGATTTCTCGTCGGAAAATTCGTAGTCAAAGATGATATTCGCAGTTACGGCAGTGGCAATATCGGGGCAACGAACGTCGGACGAATCCTTGGCTGGTACTGGGGTGCCTTGGTGCTGATTCTGGACGCAATCAAGGGGCTGATTCCCACGGTTGCTGCTGCCTGGCTCTCCGGATTTTTGATTTCTCCTGAGTGGTGGACTCACATGGCTGTGGCTGCCGGGATGAGTTCGGTGATTGGGCATATGTATCCGGTGTACCTGCAGTTGCGCGGAGGAAAGGGGGTTGCAACGGCACTTGGGGTTGTGATGGTTCTTGCCCCCCAGGCCCTTGGAATGGCGTTGGTTGTATTTGTTGTGGTAATGGTGTTGACACATCAGGTGGCACTCGGGTCGATACTGGCTTCCTCTGCATTTTGTGCTGCTTATCTGCTGTTGAACTGGGACCACGCGTGGAATACTTCGTCAGCATCACAGACGGCATTTGCCGTCTGTGTTCCACTCCTGATTATTTGGCGGCATCGCAGCAACATCCGAAGGATGTTGGCGGGTACCGAACCGCGGGTTACGGAGCATACGGAATCTGCAGATAGTGAGGACGGATTGAGAGTACTACACGAATCTGCGGAAGCAGACGAGGTCTGA
- a CDS encoding protein kinase yields MPETTQIPVTAERYLKLLTKSRLLSPRQLEKIRQAFDVSADSRGDDLARQLVTERILTPFQAELLLEGRYRGFVIDGFRIREILGVGGMGCVFIAEDPESNQKVALKVLSSRYSADAGMLARMKLESWAGIHIDHPNVVRTHKLGSTGAVTYLVMDLMRAISLHELVALGGPVRPAMACDMFRQAALGLQAAHEKKIIHRDIKPANVLIDKTGHTWILDFGLALVGNESADEFSLAMIFGHDCLGTPDYIAPEQSLDSNAVDIRADIYSLGCTFYVALTGRVPFSECKTNREKLEAQRTRKAPAVHVIRPGVPVEISDVVEKMMARDPANRYQSAAEVAAALEPLSLRRTVKFDFRRLITIRARLARQRELRENRQRDRSNSFITSTLSWVDNSSQHLQSEKETFSGNETPAVRQPDRRESQQVSESGRSSGLLSSGTGQSPVLPRGWYVQAISSRRRMKLNTARVRVGKGTSSDIQIRGEACDEHQCTLTFNNGVWHLKQHSKTHPTFVDGKLDPYAQLRSGAKVTFMDGSGFVLQKKKISSRQTSLSEEAGWLTVAAELVGMVLLAGILYAAWKLLV; encoded by the coding sequence ATGCCTGAAACAACTCAGATACCAGTGACGGCTGAACGCTATCTGAAGCTGCTTACAAAAAGCAGGCTGCTTTCGCCACGGCAGCTCGAAAAAATTCGCCAGGCCTTTGATGTGTCAGCAGACAGCCGGGGGGACGATCTTGCTCGTCAGCTGGTCACCGAACGAATACTGACGCCGTTTCAGGCAGAACTCCTGCTGGAAGGTCGTTATCGTGGGTTTGTTATCGACGGATTTCGTATTCGTGAGATTCTTGGCGTCGGCGGAATGGGTTGTGTTTTTATCGCTGAGGATCCTGAGTCAAATCAAAAAGTTGCTCTGAAAGTTTTGTCCAGCCGGTATTCAGCGGATGCCGGCATGCTGGCTCGTATGAAACTGGAATCATGGGCAGGAATACACATTGACCATCCCAATGTTGTACGGACGCACAAACTGGGTTCCACCGGAGCTGTCACGTATCTGGTCATGGATCTGATGCGAGCCATTAGTCTGCACGAATTGGTGGCTCTTGGTGGTCCTGTCCGTCCTGCCATGGCCTGCGATATGTTTCGACAGGCCGCTCTGGGGCTGCAGGCTGCACACGAAAAGAAAATCATTCATCGTGATATCAAGCCCGCAAACGTGCTGATCGATAAAACGGGGCATACATGGATTCTGGATTTCGGGCTGGCTCTGGTCGGGAATGAAAGCGCCGATGAATTTTCGCTGGCCATGATTTTTGGGCATGATTGTCTGGGGACACCTGACTACATCGCACCCGAACAGTCACTGGACAGTAACGCCGTAGATATTCGTGCAGATATCTATAGCCTGGGGTGCACTTTTTATGTTGCATTGACCGGCCGGGTTCCATTTTCTGAATGTAAAACCAATCGGGAAAAGCTGGAGGCACAGCGGACGCGAAAGGCTCCGGCGGTTCACGTGATCAGACCTGGTGTGCCTGTGGAGATTTCCGACGTTGTCGAAAAAATGATGGCTCGCGATCCTGCGAACCGGTATCAGTCGGCGGCGGAAGTGGCTGCCGCTTTGGAACCGTTGTCTTTACGCAGAACAGTCAAATTCGACTTCCGCAGGTTAATCACGATTCGGGCCCGACTGGCACGCCAGCGCGAACTCAGGGAAAACCGACAGCGTGACCGGTCGAATTCGTTTATCACATCGACTCTGTCGTGGGTGGACAATTCAAGTCAGCACCTTCAGTCTGAAAAAGAGACATTCAGCGGCAATGAAACGCCCGCCGTGCGTCAGCCGGATCGCCGTGAGAGTCAACAGGTTTCGGAAAGCGGACGGTCGTCAGGACTGCTTTCTTCCGGAACCGGCCAGTCTCCGGTCCTTCCGCGTGGATGGTATGTTCAGGCCATCAGCAGTCGGCGACGAATGAAGCTCAATACAGCACGCGTTCGGGTGGGCAAAGGGACTTCCAGTGACATTCAAATTCGCGGCGAAGCCTGTGACGAACATCAGTGTACGCTGACATTCAACAATGGGGTCTGGCATCTGAAGCAGCATTCAAAGACTCACCCCACGTTTGTGGATGGTAAACTGGACCCGTATGCCCAGTTAAGGTCCGGTGCGAAAGTTACGTTTATGGACGGATCCGGATTTGTTCTGCAGAAAAAGAAAATCAGTTCCAGGCAGACTTCTCTTTCAGAGGAGGCTGGCTGGTTGACCGTTGCTGCCGAGCTGGTGGGGATGGTGCTCCTGGCCGGTATTCTTTATGCCGCATGGAAGTTGCTGGTTTGA
- a CDS encoding serine/threonine protein kinase translates to MSDLNSPIRDEDTGFQLLGLPQPGPGADLRSRTPIELLASQFVDELRRGERPSIETYAKRYPVHAEVIRESFPVMAMLERARLQNESRAMRRSIPRQFPFTRLGRCKLLCELGRGGMGVVYQGRDIDSNHIVAVKVLPWRVSMVPEWQNRFEEEARTAARLRHRHIVPVYRFGQEHGYCYYTMQFINGVTLEQIITRLRDTDGVVYRDEIVREQRSRSNRFVQGDSDRSREATAATDNNSRRPRLTRESWRAFTQIAMQVCEALRYAHQQQLVHNDIKPANILVNEDGRVWITDFGLSGTVRASESNLEADAPYGTLRYMPPERFSGVSDRRSDLYSLGLTFYEMLTRQYAFDADSEAELIQRICEERVIRPSKIQPKIPRDLETVVMNCIEKRPTDRYQNAESLYSDLLLCDRGQRVSATRRGRLSSLWNQWSS, encoded by the coding sequence GTGAGTGACTTGAATTCACCGATCAGAGATGAGGACACCGGGTTTCAGTTGCTGGGGTTGCCACAACCAGGCCCAGGTGCTGATCTGAGGTCGCGCACGCCGATCGAGTTGCTGGCCAGTCAGTTTGTGGACGAACTGCGTCGCGGAGAACGACCTTCTATTGAAACCTATGCCAAACGATATCCCGTACACGCGGAAGTGATTCGTGAGTCATTTCCCGTGATGGCGATGCTTGAGCGGGCACGGTTGCAGAATGAATCCCGGGCCATGCGACGAAGTATACCCCGGCAGTTTCCATTCACACGTCTGGGGCGATGTAAACTTCTCTGTGAACTGGGGCGCGGGGGAATGGGCGTTGTGTATCAGGGACGTGATATTGATAGTAATCACATCGTCGCAGTCAAAGTACTGCCGTGGCGGGTTTCGATGGTTCCCGAATGGCAGAATCGATTTGAAGAAGAAGCACGCACGGCTGCGCGACTTCGCCACCGGCATATCGTTCCTGTGTATCGATTCGGGCAGGAACACGGTTACTGTTACTACACGATGCAGTTCATCAACGGTGTCACGCTGGAGCAGATTATCACTCGTCTGAGAGATACTGACGGGGTCGTTTATCGGGACGAAATAGTCCGTGAACAGCGGAGTCGTTCGAATCGTTTCGTGCAGGGGGATTCAGACCGGAGTCGGGAGGCCACTGCAGCAACGGACAATAATTCGCGACGACCTAGGTTGACCCGTGAATCCTGGCGAGCATTCACCCAAATTGCGATGCAGGTCTGTGAGGCGCTGCGATACGCTCATCAGCAGCAACTTGTGCACAATGATATTAAACCTGCCAATATACTGGTTAACGAGGACGGACGCGTCTGGATTACGGATTTTGGACTCTCCGGAACTGTGCGGGCATCTGAATCCAACCTTGAGGCCGATGCTCCATACGGCACGCTGCGTTATATGCCTCCGGAACGTTTCAGCGGTGTCTCTGACCGTCGCAGTGATTTGTATTCTCTGGGACTTACGTTTTATGAAATGCTGACCCGGCAGTATGCTTTTGATGCAGATTCAGAAGCTGAGCTGATTCAGCGAATTTGTGAGGAGCGTGTCATACGTCCTTCAAAAATTCAGCCGAAGATCCCACGCGATCTGGAGACAGTTGTGATGAACTGTATTGAGAAACGCCCTACGGATCGTTATCAGAACGCTGAATCATTGTATTCGGACCTGCTGTTGTGTGACCGCGGACAACGTGTGTCAGCGACTCGTCGTGGCAGGCTGTCTTCACTTTGGAACCAGTGGAGTTCGTGA
- a CDS encoding sigma-70 family RNA polymerase sigma factor gives MTQSGKELRIEPEQELIDRVVGGDQEALAELFSQHRDRLWRMINFRLDPRLHGRVDADDILQEAWLSAVQRIDHFLADATRSIFVWFRLIASQTIIDLHRRHLGTQKRNAALEFSINRGWTSGSTSSALSFHLLGHLTSPSQAALRAELSNQLQVSLQSMNEIDREVLALRHFEQLSNKEAALILGISDQACSDRYMRALGRLKNVLRILPEFQDWTVLP, from the coding sequence ATGACACAGTCGGGCAAAGAATTACGGATTGAGCCTGAGCAGGAACTTATCGATCGGGTTGTTGGTGGTGATCAGGAGGCACTGGCAGAGTTGTTCTCGCAGCATCGGGACCGGCTGTGGCGAATGATCAACTTTCGCCTGGACCCTCGTCTGCACGGTCGGGTCGACGCAGACGACATACTCCAGGAAGCCTGGCTGTCAGCTGTTCAGCGAATCGATCATTTTCTCGCCGATGCCACGCGTTCTATTTTTGTGTGGTTCCGGCTTATTGCCAGCCAGACGATTATTGATCTTCACCGTCGGCATTTGGGAACTCAAAAACGCAATGCTGCACTTGAATTTTCGATCAATCGCGGCTGGACGTCCGGATCGACGTCTTCAGCACTGTCGTTTCATCTGCTCGGGCATTTGACTTCACCCAGTCAGGCAGCGTTGAGGGCCGAGTTGTCAAATCAGCTTCAGGTTTCTTTGCAGTCGATGAACGAAATCGATCGCGAAGTACTTGCCCTTCGTCATTTTGAACAGTTAAGCAACAAAGAAGCGGCTCTGATTCTTGGAATCTCAGATCAGGCGTGCAGCGATCGGTATATGCGTGCTCTGGGCCGCCTGAAGAATGTACTGCGGATCCTGCCGGAATTTCAGGACTGGACTGTGTTGCCGTAA
- a CDS encoding sigma-70 family RNA polymerase sigma factor, translating to MWPEGTQTLNLLTKIRDGNQQAVDDLIDRHREAVKRLVDMRMDRAIAQRVDASDVVQDVLFEASRRMKDYLDNPVVPFHLWLRQLARDRIVDMHRRHRAAKKRSVDREQPIASVSSDEKSVNDLAQLLRDAELTPAAASVRKEIEQHFVAAINQLDDADREIIMMRHFEHLSSAETAEALDVTPAAAGMRHLRALQRLRNILGNVD from the coding sequence ATGTGGCCGGAAGGCACCCAAACACTCAATCTTCTTACAAAAATCCGTGACGGAAACCAGCAGGCAGTTGATGACCTGATTGATCGTCATCGTGAGGCCGTCAAACGCCTTGTTGATATGAGAATGGATCGGGCGATTGCTCAACGTGTCGATGCAAGTGATGTCGTTCAGGATGTTCTGTTCGAAGCAAGCAGACGTATGAAAGATTATCTGGACAATCCGGTCGTCCCGTTTCACCTCTGGTTAAGACAACTGGCCCGGGATCGAATCGTCGACATGCATCGTCGGCATCGAGCTGCAAAAAAACGCAGCGTGGATCGAGAACAGCCGATCGCCTCAGTCAGCAGTGATGAAAAATCGGTCAATGATCTGGCTCAGCTTTTACGAGATGCGGAACTCACTCCGGCGGCTGCTTCAGTACGTAAAGAAATCGAACAGCACTTCGTTGCAGCAATCAATCAGCTTGATGATGCCGACCGCGAAATCATCATGATGCGACACTTCGAACACCTCTCCAGCGCGGAAACGGCTGAGGCTCTGGATGTGACACCTGCAGCCGCCGGCATGCGCCATCTGCGTGCACTGCAGCGTCTTCGTAACATTCTTGGAAATGTCGACTGA
- a CDS encoding response regulator transcription factor produces the protein MQTIPIETESTDRGTTIVIADSNVLHAESVSWCLNAYGAFCAVDHVTNLDGLLDVIRSQRPSVVVIAESIIVDAIRSVTSELAVKLAETRIAVFADRLTDRQLDLVTNNPITGLLSRQEGTRKICDQLIRIASGAVVLSAQLENRVTLDEQRQFQCTASRQMTQFTDRQWDVLLRVAEGVRVPEVAEELQISRKAVEAHKHRIMQRLGASDRVELCRWAIREGLIHA, from the coding sequence ATGCAAACAATCCCTATTGAGACTGAATCCACGGACCGCGGAACAACAATTGTCATCGCCGACTCCAACGTACTTCATGCTGAATCGGTTTCCTGGTGCCTCAACGCGTATGGAGCATTCTGCGCCGTTGATCATGTGACGAATCTCGATGGCCTGCTGGACGTGATTCGAAGTCAGCGTCCGTCTGTGGTCGTTATCGCTGAATCGATCATTGTAGATGCAATACGCAGTGTGACGTCCGAACTGGCTGTGAAACTGGCCGAAACGCGAATTGCGGTATTTGCCGATCGCCTGACAGATCGTCAACTGGATCTCGTCACCAACAACCCAATCACAGGGCTTTTATCACGACAAGAAGGCACACGCAAAATTTGCGATCAACTCATTCGGATCGCATCAGGCGCAGTCGTGCTGTCAGCGCAGCTGGAAAACCGCGTGACTCTGGATGAACAGCGACAGTTTCAGTGCACCGCCAGTCGACAAATGACACAGTTCACAGACCGCCAGTGGGATGTTCTGCTTCGGGTCGCGGAGGGAGTCAGAGTCCCTGAGGTTGCTGAGGAACTGCAGATCTCACGCAAGGCGGTTGAGGCGCACAAGCATCGTATCATGCAGCGACTCGGCGCCTCCGACCGAGTTGAGCTTTGTCGCTGGGCGATTCGTGAAGGCCTGATTCACGCCTGA
- a CDS encoding 30S ribosomal protein S1: MVDHNLIREFSVDEDEIDSLFTESEEVIYEHEAQTYDINQLLNGRVVRVDDEEVVVDIGYKSEGVIQRDEWDVGDELPEPGSDIEVLLEEFEDSIGLILLSWRKARRIRQWEDVISRHAEGDIVKGPVERKIKGGLLVDIGVHVFLPASQVDVRRPQDIGDYIGQDIECMILKIDEQRRNIVVSRRRLIEEAREKMKKELLETLQVGDLRNGTVKNIADFGAFVDLGGIDGLLHITDMSWGRISHPTEMVKIDDEVEVMVLNIDYEKEKIALGLKQKSASPWDNIEEKFPVNTTANGEVVNVLTYGAFVKLEDGIEGLVHISEMSWTRRVSHPSELVSIGDEVEVMVLGINTQKQEISLGMKQTQDNPWDDVSQKYPVGETVAGTVRNLTNYGAFVELEEGVDGLLHISDMSWTRKVSHSNEILKKGDPIECQILSVDEERRRIALGLKQLAEDPWESHIPEKYTPGSSVSGKVTKITNFGVFVELEDELEGLLHVSELADHKVEHPEAMVNVGEVLEVRVLRVDTADRKIGLSCRSDEEIKAQAAAESDSGAASPAVGEMDSGTREELKGGMGATAGPLFSFSSGDEAAEGEPSAPEVTPESAVGDETESGEENAADQNAADQDAADQDAADQDAADQDDDEAEVSE; encoded by the coding sequence ATGGTCGACCATAACCTCATTCGAGAGTTTTCTGTAGACGAAGACGAAATTGACTCCCTGTTTACTGAGTCAGAAGAAGTCATCTATGAGCACGAGGCTCAAACGTATGACATCAATCAGTTGCTGAATGGCCGGGTGGTGCGTGTCGACGATGAGGAAGTTGTCGTTGATATTGGCTACAAGAGTGAAGGAGTCATTCAGCGGGACGAATGGGATGTTGGTGATGAACTACCGGAACCAGGATCGGATATAGAAGTCCTATTGGAAGAATTTGAGGATTCCATAGGCCTTATTCTGCTGTCGTGGAGAAAAGCACGCCGCATTCGTCAGTGGGAAGATGTCATCTCCCGTCATGCGGAAGGCGACATTGTAAAGGGGCCGGTTGAACGCAAGATCAAGGGAGGTCTGCTGGTTGACATAGGAGTGCACGTGTTCCTGCCTGCCAGCCAGGTCGATGTGCGGCGTCCTCAGGATATCGGTGACTACATCGGTCAGGATATCGAGTGCATGATTCTCAAGATCGACGAGCAGCGACGCAACATCGTCGTCTCCCGTCGTCGACTCATCGAAGAAGCTCGTGAGAAGATGAAAAAGGAGCTGCTGGAAACGCTCCAGGTAGGCGATCTTCGAAATGGAACCGTCAAAAATATTGCCGATTTCGGAGCGTTTGTCGATCTTGGAGGGATCGACGGGCTGTTGCACATCACTGATATGAGCTGGGGGCGTATCAGCCATCCCACAGAGATGGTTAAGATCGATGATGAAGTGGAAGTGATGGTGCTGAATATTGACTACGAGAAGGAAAAAATCGCCCTTGGTCTCAAACAGAAATCAGCGAGTCCCTGGGATAACATTGAGGAGAAGTTTCCTGTCAATACCACGGCGAACGGAGAGGTTGTCAATGTGTTGACATACGGTGCCTTCGTCAAGCTGGAAGACGGCATTGAGGGACTAGTTCATATCAGTGAAATGTCGTGGACTCGTCGCGTCAGTCATCCGAGCGAACTGGTGAGTATTGGCGACGAAGTTGAAGTGATGGTGTTGGGAATCAACACACAGAAACAGGAAATCTCCCTGGGAATGAAACAGACCCAGGACAATCCGTGGGACGATGTTTCCCAGAAGTATCCTGTGGGTGAAACGGTTGCCGGAACTGTGCGCAACCTCACCAACTACGGTGCATTTGTTGAACTTGAGGAAGGAGTCGACGGACTGCTTCACATCAGTGATATGTCATGGACTCGCAAAGTTTCACATTCGAATGAGATCCTGAAGAAGGGAGATCCGATCGAATGTCAAATCCTTTCCGTTGATGAAGAGCGTCGAAGGATTGCACTCGGACTTAAGCAGCTTGCCGAAGATCCGTGGGAAAGTCACATTCCGGAAAAATATACTCCAGGAAGTTCCGTAAGCGGCAAAGTCACCAAGATCACAAATTTCGGTGTCTTTGTGGAGCTGGAAGACGAGCTGGAAGGGCTGCTGCACGTTTCTGAGCTGGCAGATCATAAGGTCGAGCACCCGGAAGCCATGGTCAACGTCGGAGAGGTACTCGAAGTACGTGTCCTGCGAGTTGATACCGCCGATCGAAAAATTGGTTTGAGTTGTCGGTCGGATGAGGAGATTAAGGCTCAGGCGGCTGCTGAATCTGACTCAGGTGCCGCCAGCCCTGCCGTTGGAGAGATGGACTCTGGTACTCGCGAAGAACTCAAGGGAGGCATGGGGGCTACCGCCGGACCTCTCTTTAGTTTCAGTAGTGGTGATGAAGCTGCTGAAGGTGAACCGTCTGCCCCGGAAGTGACACCGGAATCAGCCGTCGGAGACGAAACGGAAAGCGGTGAAGAGAACGCTGCTGATCAGAACGCTGCTGATCAGGACGCTGCTGATCAGGACGCTGCTGATCAGGACGCTGCTGATCAGGATGATGATGAAGCAGAAGTTTCCGAATGA
- the dcd gene encoding dCTP deaminase, translating to MILSGSEIKAQLGKNLSIDPFSEDQLNPNSYNLCLHNELLVYEEIVLDMRRPSRFRRLSIPEDGLVLQPNQLYLGRTIEHTETHNLVPMLEGRSSIGRLGLFVHVTAGFGDVGFCGYWTLEMFAVQPVRIYPGVQVCQIFYHTIEGEVTKYESTKYQHNTDIQPSLLFRELGLRDDRQLQLDFDEQAAAASEQTG from the coding sequence ATGATTTTGAGCGGCAGTGAAATCAAGGCCCAATTGGGTAAGAACCTGTCTATCGATCCCTTTTCCGAGGATCAGCTCAATCCCAACAGCTACAATCTGTGTTTGCACAACGAGCTACTCGTCTACGAAGAAATCGTGCTGGACATGAGACGTCCCAGTCGATTCAGACGGCTTTCGATTCCCGAAGACGGGCTGGTGCTGCAGCCCAATCAGCTGTATCTGGGACGCACGATTGAACACACCGAAACACACAATCTTGTGCCAATGCTCGAAGGTCGTTCCTCCATCGGACGTCTTGGCCTGTTTGTACATGTAACGGCTGGATTTGGTGACGTGGGTTTCTGCGGATACTGGACGCTCGAAATGTTCGCAGTACAGCCCGTGCGGATTTATCCTGGTGTTCAGGTGTGCCAGATTTTTTACCACACCATTGAGGGTGAGGTCACAAAATACGAGAGCACGAAATATCAGCATAATACCGATATTCAGCCGAGTCTGTTGTTTCGGGAACTGGGGCTGCGGGACGATCGTCAACTGCAACTCGACTTTGACGAACAGGCAGCGGCCGCTTCCGAGCAGACGGGCTGA
- the solA gene encoding N-methyl-L-tryptophan oxidase has product MSIFTARWAGIVGRGQALSSGGRDRSGGLSSAVTGKFMNYDCLVIGLGGMGSSALYHLARRGLRVCGLDQFGPAHARGSSHGNFRIFRKAYFEHSDYVPLLQTAEQLWRQLESESQVSLYHRIGVLLSGPADGEAVPGTLAAAEQHGLTVEVIAPSEAARRWPLLRFPETHRVVLDADAGILAVEHCVAQHLERAAELGAETCFYEQVQDWKLNSGSVIVRTDKATRTAESVVIAGGAWSRSLLSAERTGVELPPMQVLHKLQLWHTVDRPSRDALSKLPAFYFETENGAFYGMRTGLAEIKLARHTQGAKITDPSNPGEAAMLAERVPCVEFAGDFLPGINTEPFRTSGCFYTTSPDGHFIVDHAPECSRIVFATGFSGHGFKFASVIGAALADLATTGRTNLPIDFLSSRRFQ; this is encoded by the coding sequence GTGTCGATATTCACGGCTCGGTGGGCCGGGATTGTAGGACGGGGCCAGGCTTTGTCCAGCGGTGGTCGCGATCGCTCCGGGGGGCTGTCCTCAGCAGTAACGGGAAAATTTATGAACTATGATTGTTTGGTGATTGGTCTTGGTGGTATGGGCAGCAGTGCCCTTTATCACCTTGCGAGACGCGGCCTGCGTGTTTGTGGTCTGGATCAGTTTGGTCCGGCGCACGCCCGAGGAAGTTCGCACGGCAACTTTAGAATATTCCGAAAGGCCTATTTCGAGCATTCAGATTATGTTCCGCTGCTGCAAACTGCTGAGCAGCTCTGGAGGCAGCTCGAATCAGAAAGTCAGGTCTCACTATATCATCGTATTGGTGTTTTGCTGTCCGGGCCGGCTGACGGGGAAGCGGTTCCCGGAACTCTGGCTGCAGCGGAACAGCATGGTCTGACAGTGGAAGTCATTGCTCCGTCTGAAGCTGCCCGACGCTGGCCACTGCTGCGATTTCCGGAAACGCATCGTGTGGTGCTGGATGCTGATGCCGGTATTCTTGCAGTTGAACACTGCGTGGCTCAACATCTGGAACGAGCGGCAGAGCTGGGTGCTGAAACCTGTTTTTACGAACAGGTGCAGGACTGGAAGTTGAATTCCGGTTCTGTCATCGTGAGGACAGACAAGGCGACCCGAACAGCAGAGTCGGTCGTGATTGCCGGGGGTGCCTGGTCACGGTCGCTGCTTAGTGCCGAACGGACGGGTGTGGAGCTGCCGCCGATGCAGGTTCTGCATAAACTTCAGTTGTGGCACACCGTTGATCGACCGTCACGAGATGCTCTTTCAAAGCTGCCTGCATTTTACTTTGAAACAGAAAACGGAGCTTTTTACGGTATGAGAACCGGGCTGGCAGAAATCAAACTTGCCCGGCATACACAAGGTGCAAAAATAACTGACCCGTCGAACCCCGGGGAGGCTGCTATGCTTGCGGAACGTGTCCCCTGTGTGGAATTTGCCGGAGATTTCCTGCCGGGGATTAATACAGAACCGTTTCGCACCAGCGGTTGTTTTTATACCACATCACCGGACGGTCATTTCATTGTGGACCATGCCCCCGAATGTTCACGAATCGTGTTCGCTACGGGCTTTTCGGGCCACGGATTCAAGTTTGCCAGCGTAATCGGGGCAGCACTGGCCGATCTGGCCACCACGGGGCGGACGAACCTGCCAATCGATTTCCTCAGCAGCCGACGGTTTCAATGA